The Zalophus californianus isolate mZalCal1 chromosome 7, mZalCal1.pri.v2, whole genome shotgun sequence genome includes a region encoding these proteins:
- the GCLC gene encoding glutamate--cysteine ligase catalytic subunit isoform X2, which yields MGLLSQGSPLSWEETKRHADHVRRHGILQFLHIYHAVKDRHKDVLKWGDEVEYMLVSFDHENKKVRLVLSGEEVLETLQEKGERTNPNHPTLWRPEYGSYMIEGTPGQPYGGTMSEFNTVEDNMRKRRKEATSLLGENQALCTITSFPRLGCPGFTLPEFKPSPVEGGASKSLFFPDEAINKHPRFSTLTRNIRHRRGEKVVINVPIFKDKNTPSPFIETFPEDEEAAKASKPDHIYMDAMGFGMGNCCLQVTFQACSISEARYLYDQLATICPIVPLKNNNYRISKSRYDSIDSYLSECGEKYNDIDLTIDKEIYEQLLQEGIDHLLAQHVAHLFIRDPLTLFEEKIHLDDANESDHFENIQSTNWQTMRFKPPPPNSDIGWRVEFRPMEVQLTDFENSAYVVFVVLLTRVILSYKLDFLIPLSKVDENMKVAQKRDAVLQGMFYFRKDICKGGTAVVDGYSKAQKSTEQAVEEYTLMSIDTIINGKEAVFPGLIPILNSYLENMEVDVDTRCSILNYLKLIKKRASGELMTVARWMREFIANHPDYKQDSVITDEMNYSLILKCNQIANELCECPELLGPAFRKVKYSGSKTDSSN from the exons GTGGAATACATGTTGGTGTCTTTTGATCATGAAAATAAGAAAGTCCGGTTGGTCCTGTCTGGAGAGGAAGTTCTTGAAACTCTAcaagaaaagggggaaaggacAAACCCAAA cCATCCTACTCTGTGGAGACCAGAGTACGGCAGTTATATGATTGAAGGCACACCTGGACAGCCGTATGGAGGAACGATGTCCGAGTTCAACACAGTCGAAGACAACATGAGGAAACGTCGGAAGGAAGCGACTTCTTTATTAGGAGAAAACCAGGCTCTCTGCACAATAACTTCATTTCCCAG ATTAGGCTGTCCTGGGTTCACGCTGCCAGAGTTCAAACCCAGTCCAGTTGAAGGAGGAGCTTCCAAGTCCCTCTTCTTTCCTGATGAAGCCATAAACAAGCACCCTCGCTTCAG TACCCTAACAAGAAATATCCGacacaggagaggagaaaaggttGTCATCAATGTACCAA TATTTAAGGACAAGAATACACCCTCTCCATTTATAGAAACATTTCCTGAGGATGAGGAGGCAGCCAAGGCTTCTAAGCCTGATCATATTTACATGGATGCCATGGGATTTGGGATGGGCAATTGCTGTCTTCAG GTAACGTTCCAAGCCTGCAGCATATCTGAGGCCAGATACCTGTATGATCAGTTGGCCACTATCTGTCCAATTGTC cCACTGAAGAACAATAACTATAGGATCAGTAAGTCCCGGTACGATTCGATAGACAGTTACTTATCTGAGTGCGGTGAGAAATACAATGACATCGACTTGACGATAGATAAAGAAATCTACGAACAACTGTTGCAGGAAG GCATTGATCATCTCCTGGCCCAGCATGTTGCTCATCTCTTCATTAGAGACCCACTGACTCTGTtcgaagagaaaatacacttggATGATGCCAATGAATCTGACCATTTTGAG aatattCAGTCCACAAATTGGCAGACAATGAGATTTAAACCCCCTCCTCCAAACTCAGATATTGGATGGAGAGTAGAATTCCGACCCATGGAG GTTCAGTTAACAGACTTTGAGAACTCTGCATATGTGGTGTTTGTGGTGCTGCTTACCAGAGTGATCCTTTCATACAAACTGGATTTTCTCATTCCACTATCAAAG gTTGATGAAAACATGAAAGTTGCACAGAAACGCGATGCTGTCTTGCAGGGAATGTTTTATTTCaggaaagatatttgcaaag GTGGCACCGCCGTGGTGGACGGCTACAGCAAGGCCCAGAAGAGCACGGAGCAGGCAGTGGAGGAGTACACCCTGATGAGCATAGACACCATCATCAACGGGAAG GAAGCTGTGTTTCCTGGGCTGATCCCGATTCTGAACTCTTACCTCGAAAACATGGAAGTGGACGTGGACACCAGATGCAGTATTCTGAACTACCTAAAGCTAATTAAGAAGAGAGCATCTG gagaacTAATGACAGTTGCCAGGTGGATGAGAGAGTTTATCGCAAACCATCCTGACTACAAGCAAGACAGTGTGATAACTGATGAAATGAACTATAGCCTTATTTTAAAGTGTAACCAAATTGCAAATGAATTATGTGAATGCCCAGAGTTACTTGGACCAGCATTTAGGAAAGTAAAATACAGTGGAAGTAAAACTGACTCTTCCAACTAG
- the GCLC gene encoding glutamate--cysteine ligase catalytic subunit isoform X1, whose translation MGLLSQGSPLSWEETKRHADHVRRHGILQFLHIYHAVKDRHKDVLKWGDEVEYMLVSFDHENKKVRLVLSGEEVLETLQEKGERTNPNHPTLWRPEYGSYMIEGTPGQPYGGTMSEFNTVEDNMRKRRKEATSLLGENQALCTITSFPRLGCPGFTLPEFKPSPVEGGASKSLFFPDEAINKHPRFSTLTRNIRHRRGEKVVINVPIFKDKNTPSPFIETFPEDEEAAKASKPDHIYMDAMGFGMGNCCLQVTFQACSISEARYLYDQLATICPIVMALSAASPFYRGYVSDIDCRWGVISASVDDRTREERGLEPLKNNNYRISKSRYDSIDSYLSECGEKYNDIDLTIDKEIYEQLLQEGIDHLLAQHVAHLFIRDPLTLFEEKIHLDDANESDHFENIQSTNWQTMRFKPPPPNSDIGWRVEFRPMEVQLTDFENSAYVVFVVLLTRVILSYKLDFLIPLSKVDENMKVAQKRDAVLQGMFYFRKDICKGGTAVVDGYSKAQKSTEQAVEEYTLMSIDTIINGKEAVFPGLIPILNSYLENMEVDVDTRCSILNYLKLIKKRASGELMTVARWMREFIANHPDYKQDSVITDEMNYSLILKCNQIANELCECPELLGPAFRKVKYSGSKTDSSN comes from the exons GTGGAATACATGTTGGTGTCTTTTGATCATGAAAATAAGAAAGTCCGGTTGGTCCTGTCTGGAGAGGAAGTTCTTGAAACTCTAcaagaaaagggggaaaggacAAACCCAAA cCATCCTACTCTGTGGAGACCAGAGTACGGCAGTTATATGATTGAAGGCACACCTGGACAGCCGTATGGAGGAACGATGTCCGAGTTCAACACAGTCGAAGACAACATGAGGAAACGTCGGAAGGAAGCGACTTCTTTATTAGGAGAAAACCAGGCTCTCTGCACAATAACTTCATTTCCCAG ATTAGGCTGTCCTGGGTTCACGCTGCCAGAGTTCAAACCCAGTCCAGTTGAAGGAGGAGCTTCCAAGTCCCTCTTCTTTCCTGATGAAGCCATAAACAAGCACCCTCGCTTCAG TACCCTAACAAGAAATATCCGacacaggagaggagaaaaggttGTCATCAATGTACCAA TATTTAAGGACAAGAATACACCCTCTCCATTTATAGAAACATTTCCTGAGGATGAGGAGGCAGCCAAGGCTTCTAAGCCTGATCATATTTACATGGATGCCATGGGATTTGGGATGGGCAATTGCTGTCTTCAG GTAACGTTCCAAGCCTGCAGCATATCTGAGGCCAGATACCTGTATGATCAGTTGGCCACTATCTGTCCAATTGTC atggCTTTGAGCGCTGCATCTCCTTTTTACCGAGGCTATGTGTCTGACATTGATTGTCGCTGGGGAGTGATTTCTGCATCTGTAGATGATAGAACTCGGGAGGAGAGAGGACTGGAG cCACTGAAGAACAATAACTATAGGATCAGTAAGTCCCGGTACGATTCGATAGACAGTTACTTATCTGAGTGCGGTGAGAAATACAATGACATCGACTTGACGATAGATAAAGAAATCTACGAACAACTGTTGCAGGAAG GCATTGATCATCTCCTGGCCCAGCATGTTGCTCATCTCTTCATTAGAGACCCACTGACTCTGTtcgaagagaaaatacacttggATGATGCCAATGAATCTGACCATTTTGAG aatattCAGTCCACAAATTGGCAGACAATGAGATTTAAACCCCCTCCTCCAAACTCAGATATTGGATGGAGAGTAGAATTCCGACCCATGGAG GTTCAGTTAACAGACTTTGAGAACTCTGCATATGTGGTGTTTGTGGTGCTGCTTACCAGAGTGATCCTTTCATACAAACTGGATTTTCTCATTCCACTATCAAAG gTTGATGAAAACATGAAAGTTGCACAGAAACGCGATGCTGTCTTGCAGGGAATGTTTTATTTCaggaaagatatttgcaaag GTGGCACCGCCGTGGTGGACGGCTACAGCAAGGCCCAGAAGAGCACGGAGCAGGCAGTGGAGGAGTACACCCTGATGAGCATAGACACCATCATCAACGGGAAG GAAGCTGTGTTTCCTGGGCTGATCCCGATTCTGAACTCTTACCTCGAAAACATGGAAGTGGACGTGGACACCAGATGCAGTATTCTGAACTACCTAAAGCTAATTAAGAAGAGAGCATCTG gagaacTAATGACAGTTGCCAGGTGGATGAGAGAGTTTATCGCAAACCATCCTGACTACAAGCAAGACAGTGTGATAACTGATGAAATGAACTATAGCCTTATTTTAAAGTGTAACCAAATTGCAAATGAATTATGTGAATGCCCAGAGTTACTTGGACCAGCATTTAGGAAAGTAAAATACAGTGGAAGTAAAACTGACTCTTCCAACTAG